A window of Selenomonas ruminantium subsp. lactilytica TAM6421 contains these coding sequences:
- the ftsZ gene encoding cell division protein FtsZ has product MTTDDTLVKPKVKIKVFGVGGGGNSVLMRMGQHNDLDIELYAVNTDAKQLQRVAEVGVNCIQIGEVLTRGRGTGGNIQLGEQAAKNDTAKLQAAMNGADMVFVTAGMGGGTGTGAAPIVARLAKEMGILSVGVVTVPFSFEGNRKKKAAQDGITMMQSQMDALIAVENDNLSKLPENRRMSLVQAFECADNILKQAINCVAELILTTGVINVDFADVTTIFRQSESSDALLGIGVSDRSAVDAVKIAAESPLVDKDLSGARGIILNLTGDSTLSLYDVDEASQYIVKHTDPEVNIILGTVQDESMKGKVQATIIATDFADSVVMKAPTVKVPESAIKQETLQKETFQLDTPSFMSKPKAEAAQPFAIPAFKLADGLDQDKH; this is encoded by the coding sequence ATGACCACAGATGATACACTTGTAAAACCAAAAGTTAAGATAAAAGTATTCGGCGTGGGCGGTGGCGGCAACAGCGTACTCATGCGCATGGGCCAGCACAATGATTTGGATATTGAGCTTTATGCTGTGAATACGGATGCCAAACAATTGCAGCGGGTAGCGGAAGTCGGCGTGAACTGCATCCAGATCGGTGAAGTACTGACACGGGGCCGGGGAACTGGCGGCAATATCCAGCTGGGTGAACAGGCCGCCAAGAATGATACGGCCAAATTGCAGGCCGCCATGAATGGCGCAGACATGGTCTTTGTTACGGCGGGCATGGGCGGTGGTACCGGTACCGGCGCAGCCCCGATTGTTGCCCGGCTGGCCAAGGAAATGGGCATTCTTTCCGTGGGCGTAGTGACAGTGCCCTTTTCTTTTGAAGGAAATCGGAAGAAGAAAGCTGCTCAGGATGGCATTACGATGATGCAGTCCCAGATGGATGCCTTGATTGCCGTGGAAAACGATAATCTGTCCAAGCTGCCGGAAAATCGCCGCATGTCCCTGGTACAGGCCTTTGAATGTGCGGATAATATTTTGAAGCAGGCCATCAACTGTGTGGCGGAGCTGATCCTCACTACCGGTGTGATCAATGTGGATTTCGCCGATGTCACGACAATCTTCCGTCAGAGTGAGTCCAGTGATGCCCTGCTGGGCATCGGTGTCAGTGACCGCAGTGCGGTGGATGCTGTGAAGATAGCTGCAGAAAGCCCCTTGGTGGACAAGGATCTGTCCGGTGCCCGGGGCATTATCCTCAATCTGACAGGTGACAGCACCCTGAGCCTTTATGATGTGGATGAGGCTTCCCAATATATCGTCAAGCATACGGATCCGGAGGTCAATATCATTCTGGGCACGGTGCAGGATGAAAGCATGAAGGGGAAAGTGCAGGCAACCATCATTGCCACGGACTTTGCCGACAGTGTGGTCATGAAGGCACCGACAGTCAAGGTACCGGAAAGCGCCATCAAGCAGGAGACCTTGCAGAAGGAGACGTTCCAGCTGGATACGCCGTCTTTCATGAGCAAGCCTAAAGCAGAGGCAGCACAGCCTTTTGCGATTCCTGCCTTTAAGTTGGCGGATGGGCTGGATCAGGATAAGCATTAA
- a CDS encoding GGGtGRT protein translates to MSLFEGYERRIDQINEVCKKYGIASIEEAKTICDEKGVKAYDIVGDLQPIAFENAKWAYTLGAAIAIKKGCTAAADAAKAIGEGLQAFCVPGSVADHRKVGLGHGNLGAMLLSEEAGCFAFLAGHESFAAAEGAIGIAQTANKVRKNPLRVILNGLGKDAAQIISRINGFTFVETEYDFKADKVNVVNEIAYSDGLRSKVRCYGAESVQEGVAIMKLEKVDISITGNSTNPTRFQHPVAGCYKKDCIENGKKYFSVASGGGTGRTLHPDNMAAGPASYGMTDTMGRMHGDAQFAGSSSVPAHVDMMGLIGAGNNPMVGMTVAVAVAVQEAMSK, encoded by the coding sequence ATGTCATTATTCGAAGGCTACGAACGCCGTATTGACCAGATTAATGAAGTTTGCAAAAAGTATGGTATTGCTTCCATTGAAGAAGCAAAGACCATCTGCGATGAAAAGGGCGTAAAAGCTTACGACATCGTAGGCGACCTGCAGCCGATCGCATTCGAGAATGCAAAATGGGCTTATACCCTCGGCGCTGCTATCGCTATCAAGAAGGGCTGCACGGCTGCTGCTGATGCTGCCAAAGCTATCGGCGAAGGCCTCCAGGCTTTCTGCGTACCGGGTTCCGTTGCTGACCATCGTAAAGTAGGTCTGGGCCATGGTAACCTCGGCGCTATGCTTCTGTCCGAAGAAGCTGGCTGCTTCGCATTCCTGGCTGGTCACGAATCCTTCGCAGCTGCTGAAGGTGCTATCGGTATCGCTCAGACGGCTAACAAGGTTCGTAAGAACCCCCTGCGCGTTATCCTGAACGGCCTCGGCAAAGACGCTGCTCAGATCATCAGCCGTATCAACGGTTTCACTTTCGTGGAAACGGAATACGACTTCAAGGCTGACAAAGTTAACGTTGTGAACGAGATCGCTTACAGCGATGGCCTCCGTTCCAAGGTTCGCTGCTACGGCGCTGAATCCGTACAGGAAGGCGTTGCTATCATGAAGCTTGAGAAGGTTGATATCTCCATCACTGGTAACTCCACCAACCCGACCCGCTTCCAGCATCCGGTTGCAGGCTGCTACAAGAAAGACTGCATCGAAAACGGCAAGAAGTACTTCTCCGTTGCTTCCGGCGGCGGTACGGGCCGTACGCTCCATCCGGACAACATGGCCGCTGGCCCGGCTTCCTATGGTATGACTGATACCATGGGCCGTATGCATGGTGATGCTCAGTTCGCAGGTTCTTCCTCCGTTCCGGCTCACGTTGACATGATGGGCCTCATCGGCGCTGGTAACAACCCGATGGTTGGTATGACCGTTGCTGTAGCTGTTGCTGTACAGGAAGCTATGAGCAAATAA
- a CDS encoding iron-sulfur cluster assembly scaffold protein — translation MAYSQKVEDMACVAQEVHHGAAPIPEEGKWVKSKNVQDISGLTHGIGWCAPQQGACKLTLNVKEGIIQEALVETIGCSGMTHSAAMAAEILPGLTVLEALNTDLVCDAINTAMRELFLQIAYGRSQTAFSDDGLPIGAGLDDLGKGLRSQTGTLYSTLKKGPRYLELAEGYVTKLGLDKENRVIGYEVVQLGKVMEAVRAGKDANEAIKANTSTKGRFADAVKTIDPREE, via the coding sequence ATTGCTTATTCACAAAAAGTGGAAGACATGGCATGCGTAGCCCAGGAAGTACACCATGGTGCTGCTCCCATTCCTGAAGAAGGCAAATGGGTAAAATCCAAGAACGTGCAGGACATCAGCGGCCTGACTCACGGTATCGGCTGGTGCGCACCTCAGCAGGGTGCCTGCAAGCTGACCCTGAACGTCAAGGAAGGCATCATCCAGGAAGCTCTCGTTGAAACCATCGGCTGCTCCGGTATGACTCATTCCGCAGCTATGGCAGCAGAAATCCTGCCGGGCCTGACGGTTCTCGAAGCTCTGAACACTGACCTCGTATGCGATGCCATCAACACCGCTATGCGCGAACTCTTCCTGCAGATTGCTTACGGTCGTTCTCAGACTGCATTCTCCGATGACGGTCTGCCCATCGGCGCTGGCCTTGATGACCTGGGTAAAGGTCTCCGCAGCCAGACGGGTACGCTGTACAGCACCCTCAAGAAGGGTCCCCGTTACCTCGAACTTGCAGAAGGCTATGTAACGAAACTCGGCCTGGACAAAGAAAACCGCGTAATCGGTTACGAAGTTGTTCAGCTGGGCAAGGTTATGGAAGCTGTACGTGCTGGCAAAGATGCTAACGAAGCTATCAAAGCCAACACCAGCACCAAGGGCCGTTTCGCTGACGCTGTCAAGACGATCGATCCGCGTGAAGAATAA
- the gpmI gene encoding 2,3-bisphosphoglycerate-independent phosphoglycerate mutase, translating into MATLKNAPVALIIMDGCGLGDKTDKNNAVQVANTPVLDGLLANYKTSQLQASGEYVGLPDGQMGNSEVGHTNIGVGRIIYQQLTRITRDIKNGDFFKNEALMSIVNGVKEQNGALHLMGLVSPGGVHSHQDHLYALLEMAKKNDIKEVYVHAFLDGRDVPPQSAQPYLEELEAKCKEIGVGCIATVSGRYYAMDRDNRWERVVKAYEAIAHAEGVSADSAVAGLKASYDNEVNDEFVVPFVVKGYEGMKNGDGAIFFNFRPDRARQLTHSFVDETFDGFERDENLKVPFATFSQYEDGMNALVAFPPESINNTLGEIIQNKGMTQLRIAETEKYAHVTFFFNGGVEEPYKGEDRILVPSPKVATYDLQPEMSAVEVTDKVVEAIKSGKYDFIILNYANCDMVGHTGVFPAVIKAVETVDTCVGRFVDAIREVGGEVCITADHGNADKMMDYENDQPFTKHTTNPVPFIVVSDRVKSVQDGALCDIAPTLLTLAGVEIPAEMTGKNLVEL; encoded by the coding sequence ATGGCAACTCTTAAAAATGCACCTGTGGCCCTCATCATCATGGATGGCTGCGGCCTCGGTGACAAAACCGACAAGAACAACGCTGTACAGGTAGCCAACACGCCGGTACTCGACGGACTTCTTGCAAACTATAAGACCAGCCAGCTGCAGGCTTCCGGCGAATACGTCGGCCTGCCTGACGGTCAGATGGGCAACTCCGAAGTTGGTCATACCAACATCGGTGTCGGCCGCATCATCTATCAGCAGCTGACCCGCATCACCCGCGACATCAAGAATGGCGACTTCTTCAAGAACGAAGCGCTGATGTCCATCGTGAACGGTGTGAAAGAGCAGAACGGTGCCCTGCATCTGATGGGCCTCGTTTCTCCGGGTGGCGTACACAGCCATCAGGATCACCTCTATGCTCTGCTGGAAATGGCCAAGAAAAACGACATCAAGGAAGTGTATGTGCATGCATTCCTCGATGGCCGTGATGTGCCGCCCCAGAGTGCTCAGCCTTATCTCGAAGAACTCGAAGCCAAGTGCAAAGAGATCGGCGTAGGCTGCATCGCAACTGTCAGCGGCCGTTACTATGCTATGGACCGCGACAACCGTTGGGAACGCGTGGTCAAGGCTTATGAAGCTATCGCTCATGCCGAAGGCGTCAGCGCTGACAGCGCTGTAGCCGGCCTCAAGGCAAGCTATGACAATGAAGTCAACGATGAATTCGTTGTTCCTTTCGTGGTCAAGGGCTATGAAGGCATGAAGAACGGCGACGGCGCCATCTTCTTCAACTTCCGTCCGGACCGTGCCCGTCAGCTGACTCACTCCTTCGTGGATGAGACCTTTGACGGCTTCGAACGCGATGAGAACCTCAAGGTTCCCTTCGCTACGTTCTCCCAGTATGAAGACGGCATGAACGCTCTCGTAGCTTTCCCGCCTGAATCCATCAACAACACGCTGGGTGAGATCATCCAGAACAAGGGCATGACGCAGCTGCGCATTGCCGAAACCGAGAAGTACGCACATGTTACGTTCTTCTTCAACGGCGGCGTGGAAGAACCCTACAAGGGTGAAGATCGCATCCTCGTTCCGTCCCCGAAGGTTGCTACTTACGACCTCCAGCCGGAAATGAGCGCTGTGGAAGTTACGGATAAAGTTGTAGAGGCCATCAAATCCGGCAAATACGACTTCATCATCCTCAACTATGCAAACTGCGACATGGTTGGCCACACGGGCGTATTCCCGGCTGTTATCAAGGCTGTGGAAACCGTGGACACTTGCGTAGGCCGTTTTGTGGATGCCATCCGCGAAGTTGGCGGCGAGGTCTGCATCACTGCTGACCACGGCAATGCCGACAAGATGATGGACTATGAAAACGACCAGCCCTTCACCAAGCACACCACCAACCCCGTACCCTTCATCGTGGTATCTGACCGCGTGAAATCCGTACAGGATGGTGCCCTCTGCGATATCGCCCCGACTCTCCTGACGCTGGCAGGCGTGGAGATCCCGGCTGAAATGACGGGCAAGAATCTGGTGGAACTTTAA